The Litchfieldia alkalitelluris genome has a window encoding:
- a CDS encoding ABC transporter substrate-binding protein → MRRILVLFFSIILILPLAACNNDSVQKLKVGEVAHTIFYAPLYVALSEGFFEDEGLEIELTTTAGGDKTMTAILSDGIDIGLVGSETSIYVEAQGSTDPVINFAQLTQTDGTFLVSRDKIDHFEWDQLKGSTFLGQRKGGMPQMVGEFVLKQHGIDPHNDLELIQNVDFANIASAFSSGTGDFVQLFEPTASIFEEEGRGYIIASFGEESGHVPYTSFMAKESFISENEEAIEKFTRAIYTAQQWVAENSPEAIAESISEHFPDTSIDLLTKVVDRYKSQGSFATDPILNEGEWNNLQNIMDEAGELPERIDLEVLVNTSIAEKVISE, encoded by the coding sequence ATGCGACGTATTTTAGTGTTATTTTTTTCAATAATCCTTATCTTACCATTAGCGGCTTGTAATAATGATAGTGTTCAAAAATTAAAAGTGGGTGAGGTTGCACACACAATTTTTTATGCTCCTCTTTATGTTGCCCTATCAGAAGGATTTTTTGAAGATGAAGGGCTAGAAATTGAGTTAACAACGACTGCCGGAGGCGATAAGACAATGACCGCTATATTGTCAGATGGAATAGATATCGGTCTTGTTGGATCTGAAACTTCTATTTATGTAGAAGCACAAGGCTCAACAGATCCAGTGATCAACTTTGCTCAATTAACACAAACAGATGGAACTTTCTTAGTTTCAAGAGATAAGATTGATCACTTTGAATGGGATCAATTAAAAGGAAGTACATTCCTTGGTCAACGTAAAGGTGGAATGCCACAAATGGTTGGTGAGTTTGTCTTAAAGCAGCATGGCATCGATCCCCATAATGATTTAGAGCTTATCCAAAATGTTGATTTTGCTAACATTGCAAGTGCATTCTCATCAGGCACAGGTGATTTCGTCCAACTATTCGAGCCAACTGCTAGTATTTTTGAAGAAGAAGGCCGTGGCTATATTATCGCTTCATTTGGTGAAGAATCCGGGCATGTTCCTTATACCTCATTTATGGCGAAGGAAAGCTTTATTAGTGAGAATGAAGAAGCTATCGAGAAGTTCACACGTGCGATTTATACTGCTCAACAATGGGTAGCAGAAAATAGTCCCGAAGCCATTGCAGAGTCAATCTCTGAGCATTTCCCTGACACATCAATTGACCTGCTTACAAAAGTGGTAGATCGATATAAAAGTCAAGGTTCGTTCGCAACTGATCCAATTCTAAATGAAGGAGAATGGAATAATCTTCAAAATATTATGGATGAAGCTGGAGAATTACCTGAGCGAATTGATCTTGAGGTACTTGTGAATACATCCATAGCTGAAAAGGTCATTTCTGAATAA
- a CDS encoding alpha/beta hydrolase family protein, with protein sequence MLVDGHIIEKQRYPSPNPRIDLFLVTYICQGLKIKGFLAEPKEDKLYDGFLYLRGGIKNVGKVRIGRIIQFASEGFVVMAPFYRGNQGGEGDEDFGGDDRHDALAAFKLLENHLKVNPNRIHVFGFSRGGVMALITAIQHERTCSIVCWGGVSDMSLTYDERKDLRRMMKRVIGGTPRKYPGRYKWRTPLYELENLKAPVLIIHGEKDENVSVEHSHRLEKRLNELGKEVKSLYFENFTHYFPPHENRQTVKQLTEWMKSQGLK encoded by the coding sequence ATGTTAGTAGACGGACACATCATTGAAAAACAAAGATATCCATCCCCTAACCCTCGAATAGACTTGTTTCTTGTAACCTACATATGCCAAGGGTTGAAAATTAAAGGGTTTTTAGCAGAACCAAAGGAAGATAAACTCTATGATGGGTTTTTATATTTACGTGGTGGGATAAAAAACGTAGGTAAAGTAAGAATCGGAAGAATTATTCAGTTTGCTTCTGAAGGTTTTGTTGTAATGGCCCCTTTTTACCGTGGTAATCAAGGTGGAGAAGGGGATGAAGACTTCGGGGGGGATGACCGTCATGACGCACTTGCAGCCTTTAAATTACTTGAAAATCATCTAAAGGTTAATCCTAACCGAATTCATGTTTTTGGATTTTCGCGTGGTGGCGTGATGGCTTTGATCACTGCGATTCAGCATGAAAGAACATGTTCAATCGTCTGTTGGGGAGGGGTAAGTGATATGAGCTTAACCTATGATGAAAGAAAGGATCTCAGACGGATGATGAAAAGAGTCATTGGCGGTACACCGCGAAAATATCCTGGTCGCTATAAGTGGAGAACTCCATTATATGAATTGGAAAATCTAAAAGCCCCCGTTTTGATTATTCATGGTGAAAAAGACGAAAACGTTTCTGTAGAACACTCACATCGACTTGAAAAACGATTAAATGAACTTGGTAAAGAAGTTAAGAGCTTGTATTTTGAAAATTTTACTCATTATTTTCCGCCACATGAAAATCGACAAACTGTTAAACAATTAACAGAATGGATGAAAAGCCAAGGGTTGAAATGA
- a CDS encoding DUF2584 domain-containing protein: MGMPLELNTLIVTKGNEQRIEENLFSVVKQGYRLYPIDIPLEVRKTLESETSGQAIIKKLELEGNTTKLTYQLISLNSTN, from the coding sequence ATGGGAATGCCATTGGAGCTTAATACGTTAATTGTAACGAAAGGAAACGAACAAAGGATCGAAGAAAATTTGTTCTCTGTTGTAAAACAAGGATATCGATTATATCCAATTGATATTCCTTTAGAAGTAAGAAAAACACTAGAAAGTGAAACAAGTGGACAAGCAATTATAAAGAAGCTAGAACTTGAGGGAAACACTACAAAATTGACCTATCAACTAATCTCATTGAACTCGACAAATTAA
- the pckA gene encoding phosphoenolpyruvate carboxykinase (ATP) → MSSVDVSQEKVSLLLNQGNFHHNLSTPHLVEKVLNRNEGMLTSSGAICVTTGKYTGRSPKDKYIVNEPSIEGEIDWGSVNQPISQAVFAQVYEKVLSHLNAKKEVFVYNGFAGADPSHRMGIRVINEYAWHNLFAKALFLEPTENEHHQAEFTIISAPTFKADPVIDGTHSETFIMISFEKRVILIGGTEYAGEMKKSVFSVMNYLLPKKGILPMHCSANIGKEGDVALFFGLSGTGKTTLSADPKRKLIGDDEHAWSNAGVFNIEGGCYAKCISLSREKEPQIFDAIRFGSVLENVMIDPISRVADYDDGSLTENTRAAYPIEAMDNIVFPSIAGHPNTILFLTADAFGVLPPISKLTKEQAMYHFLSGYTSKLAGTERGITSPKATFSTCFGSPFLPLPATSYATMLGKLIDQHQVQVYLVNTGWTGGEYGVGTRVNLKYTRAMVQAAIEGELQHTETVKSDIFGLEIPIHIPGVPDDLLQPSNTWVDQSAYYIKAKELALKFEDNFKKFTNVPNDVIQKGGPL, encoded by the coding sequence ATGAGTTCAGTAGATGTTTCACAAGAAAAAGTAAGCTTATTATTGAATCAAGGAAATTTTCATCATAATTTATCCACACCACATCTTGTCGAGAAAGTACTTAACAGGAATGAGGGGATGTTGACATCCTCAGGCGCAATCTGTGTTACCACCGGAAAGTATACAGGTCGCTCACCCAAAGATAAATACATCGTTAATGAACCTTCTATAGAAGGAGAAATCGATTGGGGATCAGTCAATCAACCTATCTCGCAGGCTGTATTTGCTCAAGTTTATGAAAAAGTATTATCGCATCTTAATGCAAAAAAGGAAGTATTCGTCTATAACGGCTTTGCTGGCGCTGATCCTTCACATCGTATGGGTATACGGGTAATCAATGAATATGCTTGGCATAATTTGTTTGCTAAAGCATTGTTTTTAGAGCCAACAGAAAACGAGCATCATCAAGCAGAATTCACGATTATCTCAGCCCCGACTTTCAAGGCAGATCCAGTGATTGACGGCACACATTCAGAAACATTCATAATGATTTCATTCGAAAAAAGAGTAATCCTTATCGGTGGAACAGAATATGCGGGTGAAATGAAGAAATCAGTTTTTTCGGTTATGAACTATCTTTTACCAAAGAAAGGTATACTGCCGATGCACTGCTCAGCAAATATTGGGAAAGAAGGCGATGTGGCTTTATTTTTCGGTCTTTCAGGTACTGGAAAAACCACCCTTTCAGCTGACCCGAAACGAAAGCTAATTGGTGATGATGAACATGCTTGGTCCAATGCTGGAGTGTTTAACATTGAAGGTGGCTGTTATGCAAAATGCATTTCACTCTCAAGAGAAAAAGAACCACAAATCTTTGATGCGATTCGGTTTGGCTCAGTTTTAGAAAATGTAATGATTGATCCAATTTCTAGGGTGGCTGATTATGACGATGGTTCATTGACAGAAAACACACGTGCTGCTTATCCAATCGAGGCCATGGATAATATCGTATTCCCTAGTATTGCTGGTCACCCCAACACAATACTATTTTTGACCGCTGATGCTTTTGGAGTATTACCTCCTATTAGTAAACTTACGAAGGAACAAGCCATGTACCATTTTTTAAGTGGCTATACGAGTAAATTGGCTGGGACTGAACGTGGAATCACTTCACCAAAAGCAACATTCTCAACCTGCTTCGGATCACCCTTTTTACCACTACCAGCGACAAGCTATGCCACAATGTTAGGTAAACTGATTGATCAACATCAAGTGCAGGTTTATTTAGTAAATACAGGGTGGACTGGTGGAGAATATGGTGTTGGTACTAGAGTCAACTTAAAATACACCAGAGCAATGGTTCAGGCAGCTATTGAAGGCGAGCTCCAACATACTGAAACTGTAAAATCTGATATTTTTGGATTAGAGATACCTATTCATATACCAGGTGTACCTGATGACTTATTACAGCCTTCAAACACATGGGTTGACCAAAGTGCCTACTACATTAAAGCTAAAGAGCTAGCATTAAAATTTGAAGATAATTTCAAGAAATTCACAAATGTGCCAAATGACGTAATCCAAAAGGGCGGTCCACTTTAA
- the metK gene encoding methionine adenosyltransferase: MSKKRRLFTSESVTEGHPDKISDQISDSILDAILANDPNARVACETSVTTGLVLVAGEITTSTYVDIPKIVRETIRGIGYTRAKYGFDAETCAVLTSIDEQSADIAMGVDQALEAREGQMTDEEIDAIGAGDQGLMFGFAINETKELMPLPISLAHKLARRLTEVRKEDILPYLRPDGKTQVTVEYDENDKPVRIDTIVISTQHHPEVSLERIQRNIKEHVINPVVPAELIDEETKYFINPTGRFVIGGPQGDAGLTGRKIIVDTYGGYARHGGGAFSGKDATKVDRSAAYAARYVAKNIVAAGLADKCEVQLAYAIGVAQPVSIAIDTFGTGQVEEEVLVEVVRSNFDLRPAGIIKMLDLRRPIYKQTAAYGHFGRTDLDLPWERTDKAEALKKQALS; this comes from the coding sequence ATGTCAAAAAAACGCCGTTTATTTACTTCAGAATCAGTAACAGAGGGACATCCAGATAAAATTTCTGACCAGATTTCAGATTCAATTCTTGATGCAATTCTTGCAAATGATCCAAATGCACGTGTTGCGTGTGAAACATCTGTTACAACGGGCTTAGTGTTAGTAGCAGGGGAAATCACAACGTCTACATATGTTGATATCCCGAAAATCGTTCGTGAAACCATTCGTGGAATTGGTTATACTCGTGCTAAATATGGCTTCGATGCAGAAACTTGTGCGGTACTGACTTCTATTGATGAGCAATCAGCTGATATCGCAATGGGGGTTGATCAGGCTTTAGAGGCTCGTGAAGGTCAAATGACTGATGAAGAAATCGACGCTATTGGGGCTGGTGACCAAGGTTTAATGTTTGGATTTGCTATTAATGAAACAAAAGAACTTATGCCACTTCCAATTTCATTAGCACACAAGCTAGCTCGTCGTTTAACAGAAGTTCGTAAAGAAGATATCCTTCCATACCTTCGCCCAGATGGGAAAACTCAGGTAACGGTTGAGTATGATGAAAATGATAAGCCTGTAAGAATCGACACAATCGTTATTTCTACTCAGCACCATCCAGAAGTATCATTAGAACGTATTCAACGTAACATTAAAGAACATGTCATTAATCCAGTTGTTCCTGCTGAATTAATTGATGAAGAAACGAAATATTTTATCAACCCAACTGGCCGTTTTGTTATCGGTGGACCACAAGGTGACGCTGGACTAACTGGTCGTAAAATAATCGTTGATACGTATGGTGGATATGCTCGTCATGGTGGTGGAGCATTCTCTGGAAAAGACGCAACAAAAGTTGACCGTTCAGCAGCATATGCAGCTCGTTATGTTGCAAAGAACATCGTTGCAGCTGGTCTAGCTGACAAGTGTGAAGTTCAATTAGCTTATGCTATTGGGGTTGCTCAACCGGTGTCAATCGCAATCGACACTTTTGGAACTGGACAAGTTGAAGAAGAGGTATTAGTAGAAGTGGTACGTAGTAACTTTGATCTGCGTCCTGCTGGAATTATTAAAATGCTAGATCTACGCCGTCCAATCTATAAGCAAACAGCTGCTTATGGTCACTTTGGTAGAACTGATTTAGATTTACCATGGGAAAGAACGGATAAAGCTGAAGCTCTAAAAAAACAAGCGTTAAGCTAA